Proteins encoded in a region of the Cupriavidus pauculus genome:
- the ntrC gene encoding nitrogen regulation protein NR(I): MKPIWIVDDDQSIRWVLEKALARESLLSRSFTNVRDVLAALEDDEPQVLISDIRMPGGSGLDLLQAIKARHPGLPVIVMTAYSDLDSAVAAFQGGAFEYLAKPFDVDKAVELIRRALEESLREEEMDDRLVDAPEILGQAPAMQDVFRAIGRLSQSNVTVMITGESGTGKELVARALHKHSPRASGPFIALNTAAIPKDLLESELFGHERGAFTGAQTMRRGRFEQAEGGTLFLDEIGDMPFDLQTRLLRVLSDGNFYRVGGHNPLRANVRVIAATHQNLETRVKEGLFREDLFHRLNVIRLRLPPLRERPEDITLLARHFLQKSAKELGVEPKRMSDEALAYVSTLPFPGNVRQLENLCNWLTVMAPAQTIEVKDLPREMIGGGLPESGAPARTPERVGGGEYEAIESGDYAMGLSGDGDTMVATRPVNVMPGLVVPASAAAVSASWETLLAAEAKAMLEAGQPDVMDALTRRFEKSVLEAALGVTRGRRVEAATRLGIGRNTITRKLQELGFD; encoded by the coding sequence ATGAAGCCGATCTGGATAGTCGACGACGATCAATCAATCCGCTGGGTCCTGGAAAAGGCCCTTGCCCGTGAAAGCCTGCTCTCCCGCAGTTTTACCAACGTGCGCGACGTGCTCGCGGCGCTGGAGGACGACGAGCCGCAGGTCCTCATCTCCGATATCCGCATGCCGGGCGGCTCCGGCCTCGACCTGCTGCAGGCCATCAAGGCGCGTCATCCGGGCCTGCCCGTGATCGTCATGACCGCGTACTCGGATCTCGACAGCGCGGTGGCGGCGTTCCAGGGCGGCGCGTTCGAATATCTCGCGAAGCCGTTCGACGTGGACAAGGCCGTCGAGCTGATTCGCCGCGCGCTCGAAGAGAGCCTGCGCGAGGAAGAGATGGACGACCGCCTCGTCGATGCACCCGAGATCCTCGGGCAGGCACCGGCAATGCAGGACGTGTTCCGCGCGATCGGCCGTCTTTCGCAATCGAACGTCACGGTGATGATCACCGGCGAGTCGGGCACGGGTAAGGAACTCGTTGCCCGCGCGCTGCACAAGCACAGCCCGCGCGCGAGCGGTCCCTTTATCGCGCTGAACACGGCCGCGATTCCGAAGGACCTGCTCGAGTCCGAACTGTTCGGCCACGAGCGTGGCGCGTTCACGGGCGCGCAGACTATGCGCCGCGGCCGCTTCGAGCAGGCCGAGGGCGGCACGCTGTTCCTCGATGAAATCGGCGATATGCCGTTCGACCTCCAGACGCGCCTGCTGCGCGTGCTGTCGGACGGCAACTTCTATCGCGTGGGCGGCCACAACCCGCTGCGCGCGAACGTGCGCGTGATCGCGGCCACCCACCAGAACCTGGAGACGCGCGTCAAGGAAGGGCTGTTCCGCGAGGACTTGTTCCACCGCCTGAACGTGATTCGCCTGCGCCTGCCGCCGCTGCGCGAACGGCCGGAAGACATCACGCTGCTGGCGCGCCATTTCCTGCAGAAGAGCGCGAAGGAACTCGGCGTGGAGCCGAAGCGCATGTCGGACGAGGCGCTGGCCTATGTCAGCACGCTGCCGTTCCCCGGCAACGTGCGCCAGCTGGAAAACCTCTGCAACTGGCTGACCGTGATGGCGCCCGCGCAGACCATCGAGGTCAAGGACCTGCCGCGCGAGATGATCGGCGGCGGCCTGCCCGAGAGCGGCGCGCCGGCGCGCACGCCGGAGCGCGTGGGTGGGGGCGAGTACGAGGCGATCGAGTCCGGCGACTATGCCATGGGCCTGTCGGGCGACGGCGACACGATGGTGGCCACGCGTCCCGTCAATGTCATGCCGGGCCTCGTCGTGCCGGCGTCGGCCGCGGCGGTCTCGGCCAGCTGGGAAACGCTGCTGGCCGCCGAAGCCAAGGCCATGCTCGAGGCCGGCCAGCCGGACGTGATGGACGCGCTCACGCGCCGGTTCGAGAAGTCCGTACTGGAAGCCGCGCTCGGCGTCACCCGCGGCCGCCGCGTGGAAGCGGCGACGCGCCTTGGCATCGGGCGCAACACGATCACGCGCAAGCTGCAGGAACTGGGCTTCGATTGA
- the ugpA gene encoding sn-glycerol-3-phosphate ABC transporter permease UgpA, whose protein sequence is MEKRVVFRSPWLPYLLVLPQIAITLIFFFLPAGQALYQSMLQQDAFGINLEFVGLDNFMVLWNDPLYIESFEITAVFAIGVTLVGLSTALLLAYFADRVLRGATAYKTLLIWPYAVAPAVAGVLWMFMFNPTLGIVSYGLRAMGVNWNFLLDGHQALLLVVLAAAWKQVSYNFLFFLAGLQSIPRSLIEAAAIDGAGPWKRFWSIIFPLLSPTTFFLLVINVVYAFFDTFAIIDAVTHGGPFNSTNTLVYKVFHDGFRGMDIGGSAAQSVVLMVIVIALTVVQFRYVERKVQY, encoded by the coding sequence ATGGAAAAACGCGTCGTTTTCCGCTCGCCGTGGCTGCCGTATCTGCTGGTGTTGCCGCAGATCGCCATCACGCTGATCTTCTTCTTCCTCCCCGCCGGCCAGGCGCTGTACCAGTCCATGCTGCAGCAGGATGCCTTCGGCATCAACCTGGAGTTCGTCGGGCTCGACAACTTCATGGTGCTCTGGAACGACCCGCTCTATATCGAGTCGTTCGAGATCACCGCCGTATTCGCGATCGGCGTGACGCTGGTGGGTCTCTCCACGGCACTGCTGCTCGCGTACTTCGCCGATCGCGTGCTGCGCGGCGCCACGGCCTACAAGACACTGCTGATCTGGCCGTACGCGGTAGCCCCCGCCGTGGCCGGCGTGCTGTGGATGTTCATGTTCAACCCCACGCTCGGCATCGTGTCGTACGGCCTGCGCGCGATGGGCGTGAACTGGAACTTCCTGCTCGACGGCCATCAGGCGCTGCTGCTCGTGGTGCTCGCCGCCGCGTGGAAGCAGGTGAGCTACAACTTCCTGTTCTTCCTGGCCGGCCTGCAGAGCATTCCGCGCTCGCTGATCGAGGCGGCCGCGATCGACGGCGCCGGTCCGTGGAAGCGTTTCTGGTCCATCATCTTCCCGCTGCTCTCGCCGACCACGTTCTTCCTGCTCGTGATCAACGTCGTGTACGCGTTCTTCGACACGTTCGCGATCATCGACGCGGTCACGCACGGCGGTCCGTTCAACTCGACGAACACGCTCGTGTACAAGGTGTTCCACGACGGCTTCCGTGGCATGGACATCGGTGGCTCCGCCGCGCAGTCGGTGGTGCTGATGGTGATCGTGATCGCGCTGACGGTAGTGCAGTTCCGCTACGTCGAGCGCAAGGTTCAGTATTGA
- a CDS encoding rhodanese-like domain-containing protein: protein MTTRDDLLQAAKARQQQNQLAYFGALTPQESYALLQADPTAVLVDVRTQAELDWVGGVDLPDAQFAHVEWSTYPGGTQNPNFVTELRARVGEDTPVLFLCRSAARSKHAARVATEAGFKYAMDVLEGFEGPRDDHYHRKTVEGWCFRGLPWHGA from the coding sequence ATGACCACCCGAGACGATCTCCTTCAGGCCGCCAAGGCGCGCCAGCAGCAAAACCAGCTTGCCTACTTCGGCGCCCTGACGCCGCAGGAATCCTATGCGCTGCTGCAGGCCGACCCGACGGCGGTGCTCGTCGACGTCCGCACGCAGGCGGAACTGGACTGGGTGGGTGGCGTGGACCTGCCCGACGCGCAGTTCGCGCATGTCGAATGGTCCACTTATCCGGGCGGCACGCAGAATCCGAACTTCGTGACCGAACTGCGCGCCCGCGTCGGCGAGGACACGCCCGTGCTGTTTCTGTGCCGCAGCGCCGCGCGCTCGAAGCACGCCGCGCGCGTGGCGACGGAAGCCGGTTTCAAATACGCGATGGACGTGCTGGAAGGGTTCGAGGGTCCGCGCGACGACCACTATCACCGCAAGACCGTGGAAGGCTGGTGCTTCCGCGGCCTGCCGTGGCACGGCGCCTGA
- a CDS encoding DUF4124 domain-containing protein: MWNSPAAAQSSDVYVCTGPNGVPEYRNGNAGKGCKKLTLPDVVTVPGGARPQTSRGTAGAASPTSFPRVDGATQKSRDGERRGVLEQELQSEEAKLAALRAEYNNGEPERQGNERNYQKYLDRTAALRDDIARSEANLASLRRELSNLKD, encoded by the coding sequence ATGTGGAACTCGCCGGCCGCCGCGCAGTCTTCCGACGTGTATGTGTGCACGGGCCCGAACGGCGTGCCCGAGTACCGGAACGGCAATGCGGGCAAGGGCTGCAAGAAGCTGACGCTGCCCGACGTGGTGACGGTGCCCGGTGGCGCGCGTCCGCAGACGAGCCGGGGCACGGCGGGCGCGGCGTCGCCGACGTCGTTCCCGCGCGTGGACGGTGCCACGCAGAAGAGCCGCGACGGCGAGCGCCGCGGCGTGCTGGAGCAGGAGTTGCAGAGCGAAGAGGCCAAGCTGGCGGCCCTGCGCGCCGAGTACAACAACGGCGAGCCGGAACGTCAGGGCAACGAGCGCAACTATCAGAAATATCTCGATCGCACGGCTGCGCTGCGCGACGACATCGCGCGTAGCGAAGCGAATCTCGCGTCGCTGCGCCGCGAGCTATCCAACCTGAAGGACTGA
- a CDS encoding 3-hydroxylaminophenol mutase, with protein sequence MAQSVADVMKLVKENDVKFVDFRFTDTKGKEQHVSVPTSHFDEDKFESGHAFDGSSIAGWKGIEASDMLLMPDSNTAHIDPFYEEPTLVLTCDVIEPSDGKGYDRDPRSIARRAEAYLKSSGLGDAAYFGPEPEFFIFDGVTWNVDMQGCFVKIQSEEAPWSAGKEFEHGNSGHRPGKKGGYFPVAPIDTFQDMRSEMCLILESLGIPVEVHHHEVAGQGQNEIGTKFSTLVQRADWTQLQKYVIQNVAHTYGKTATFMPKPVVGDNGSGMHVHQSVWKDGQNLFAGNGYAGLSEFALYYIGGIIKHARALNAITNPGTNSYKRLVPGFEAPVKLAYSARNRSASIRIPYVANPKGRRIETRFPDPLCNPYLGFSALLMAGLDGVQNKIHPGEAADKNLYDLPPEEDAKIPTVCASLDQALEHLDNDREFLTRGGVFSNSMLDAYIELKMEEVTRFRMTTHPIEFDMYYSL encoded by the coding sequence ATGGCCCAAAGCGTTGCAGATGTAATGAAGCTCGTGAAGGAAAACGACGTCAAGTTCGTCGATTTCCGCTTCACGGATACCAAAGGCAAGGAACAGCACGTCTCGGTGCCGACGTCGCACTTCGATGAAGACAAGTTCGAAAGCGGCCATGCATTCGACGGTTCGTCCATCGCCGGCTGGAAGGGTATCGAAGCTTCGGACATGCTGCTGATGCCGGATTCGAACACCGCTCACATCGATCCGTTCTATGAAGAGCCGACGCTGGTGCTGACCTGCGACGTGATCGAGCCGTCCGACGGCAAGGGTTACGACCGCGACCCGCGTTCGATCGCGCGCCGCGCGGAAGCCTACCTGAAGAGCTCCGGCCTGGGCGACGCCGCCTACTTCGGTCCGGAACCCGAATTCTTCATCTTCGACGGCGTGACCTGGAACGTCGATATGCAAGGCTGCTTCGTGAAGATCCAGTCCGAAGAAGCCCCGTGGTCGGCCGGCAAGGAATTCGAGCACGGCAACAGCGGTCACCGTCCGGGCAAGAAGGGCGGCTACTTCCCGGTTGCCCCGATCGACACGTTCCAGGACATGCGTTCGGAGATGTGCCTGATTCTCGAATCGCTGGGCATCCCCGTCGAAGTGCACCACCACGAAGTGGCTGGCCAGGGCCAGAACGAAATCGGCACGAAGTTCAGCACGCTGGTGCAACGCGCCGACTGGACGCAGCTGCAGAAGTACGTGATCCAGAACGTCGCGCACACCTACGGCAAGACGGCCACGTTCATGCCGAAGCCGGTCGTTGGCGACAACGGTTCGGGCATGCACGTTCACCAGTCCGTGTGGAAGGACGGCCAGAACCTGTTCGCGGGCAACGGCTACGCCGGCCTGTCGGAATTCGCGCTGTACTACATCGGCGGCATCATCAAGCACGCTCGCGCGCTGAACGCGATCACGAACCCGGGTACCAACTCGTACAAGCGTCTGGTGCCGGGCTTCGAAGCTCCGGTGAAGCTGGCCTACTCGGCACGTAACCGTTCGGCGTCGATCCGTATTCCGTATGTCGCGAACCCGAAGGGCCGTCGTATCGAGACCCGTTTCCCGGATCCGCTGTGCAACCCGTACCTGGGCTTCTCGGCGCTGCTGATGGCCGGTCTCGATGGCGTGCAGAACAAGATCCACCCGGGCGAAGCTGCCGACAAGAACCTGTACGATCTGCCGCCGGAAGAAGACGCGAAGATCCCGACCGTCTGCGCGAGCCTCGACCAGGCCCTGGAACACCTCGACAACGATCGCGAGTTCCTGACCCGCGGCGGTGTGTTCTCGAACTCGATGCTGGACGCCTACATCGAGCTCAAGATGGAAGAAGTCACGCGTTTCCGCATGACGACGCACCCGATCGAGTTCGACATGTACTACTCGCTGTAA
- a CDS encoding sn-glycerol-3-phosphate import ATP-binding protein UgpC — protein MASLSLRNVQKTYAGGTQVVHGIDMEIADGEFIVIVGPSGCGKSTLLRMVAGLETVTGGEIHIGSKVVNDLEPAERDIAMVFQNYALYPHMSVYENMAYGLRIRKMSQAEIDQRVKHAAGILELASLLDRKPRQLSGGQRQRVAMGRAIVREPAVFLFDEPLSNLDAKLRVQMRLELKDLHRRLGTTSMYVTHDQVEAMTLADRMMVLSGGKVEQIGTPLEVYAKPASTFVAGFIGSPPMNLIPVTRNGTGAGTDGGEAQMRVTPKEGAGQGTATLGHLPMGLHLPEQALMGLRPEHIEPCAAHEAIAEVDVRVVEALGADSFAYGSIGGQPLVVRLESHMSVRAGDKLPITASAEHLHFFDIASGKRIEALA, from the coding sequence ATGGCAAGTCTGTCCCTTCGTAACGTTCAGAAAACCTATGCCGGCGGCACGCAGGTCGTGCATGGCATCGACATGGAAATCGCCGACGGCGAGTTCATCGTGATCGTCGGCCCGTCGGGCTGCGGCAAGTCCACGCTGCTGCGCATGGTGGCGGGGCTGGAGACGGTGACCGGTGGCGAGATCCACATCGGCAGCAAGGTCGTGAACGACCTGGAACCGGCCGAGCGCGATATCGCGATGGTGTTCCAGAACTACGCGCTGTACCCGCATATGAGCGTGTACGAGAACATGGCCTACGGCCTGCGCATCCGCAAGATGAGCCAGGCCGAGATCGACCAGCGCGTCAAGCACGCCGCGGGCATTCTCGAACTCGCGTCGCTGCTCGATCGCAAGCCGCGCCAGCTGTCCGGCGGCCAGCGCCAGCGTGTGGCGATGGGCCGCGCGATCGTGCGCGAGCCGGCCGTGTTCCTGTTCGACGAACCGCTCTCGAACCTCGATGCCAAGCTGCGCGTGCAGATGCGCCTGGAACTCAAGGACCTGCATCGCCGCCTCGGCACCACGAGCATGTACGTGACGCACGATCAGGTGGAGGCCATGACGCTGGCCGACCGCATGATGGTGCTGAGCGGCGGCAAGGTGGAGCAGATCGGTACGCCGCTCGAGGTATATGCGAAGCCGGCGAGCACGTTCGTGGCCGGCTTTATCGGTTCGCCGCCGATGAACCTGATTCCGGTCACGCGCAACGGCACGGGCGCCGGCACCGACGGCGGCGAGGCGCAGATGCGCGTCACGCCGAAGGAAGGCGCGGGGCAGGGCACGGCCACGCTGGGCCACCTGCCGATGGGCCTGCACCTGCCCGAGCAGGCGCTGATGGGCCTGCGTCCCGAGCATATCGAGCCCTGCGCGGCCCACGAGGCGATTGCCGAGGTGGACGTGCGCGTGGTGGAAGCGCTCGGTGCGGATTCGTTCGCGTACGGCTCGATTGGCGGTCAGCCGCTCGTCGTGCGGCTGGAGAGTCACATGTCCGTGCGCGCCGGCGACAAGCTGCCGATCACGGCATCGGCCGAGCATCTGCACTTCTTCGATATCGCGTCGGGCAAGCGCATCGAGGCGCTGGCATGA
- the ugpB gene encoding sn-glycerol-3-phosphate ABC transporter substrate-binding protein UgpB: MSFPRNILKFAAVAAMAVAGTAHAAVEIQWWHAMEGALNEKVNDIANKFNASQSEYKVVPVNKGNYDETMAAGIAAFRAGSAPAILQVFEVGTATMMSAKGAIKPVSAVMKDAGEKFDQSAYIPAVAGYYTSSKGEMLSFPFNSSTTVFYYNKDAFKKAGLDHPPKTWPEVMQFSAKLKASGVNCAYTTDWQGWVHLESFSAWHNTLYATKNNGFGGTDARLAFNSPLHVKHITNLQDMVKKGYFSYGGRKAESQAKFYNGECAMFTGSSASLANIRRNAKFQFGVSTLPYYPDVQGAPQNTIIGGASLWVMGGKKAEEYKGVAKFFTYLSRPEIQSDWHQATGYLPVTMAAYELTKKSGFYDKNPGADVSVQQMVVKTTDKSRGVRLGNLVQIRTVVDEELEAVWAGKKEPQAALDNAVKRGNELLERFQKTVKE; encoded by the coding sequence ATGTCCTTCCCGCGCAATATCTTGAAGTTCGCTGCCGTGGCCGCAATGGCTGTGGCAGGCACCGCCCATGCCGCCGTGGAAATCCAGTGGTGGCACGCCATGGAGGGTGCCCTCAATGAAAAGGTGAACGATATCGCCAACAAGTTCAACGCGAGCCAGTCCGAGTACAAGGTCGTCCCTGTGAACAAGGGCAACTACGACGAGACGATGGCCGCGGGGATCGCAGCGTTCCGTGCCGGCAGCGCGCCCGCGATCCTGCAGGTGTTCGAAGTGGGCACCGCCACCATGATGAGCGCCAAGGGCGCGATCAAGCCCGTATCGGCAGTGATGAAGGATGCGGGCGAGAAGTTCGACCAGTCCGCCTACATCCCGGCCGTGGCCGGTTACTACACCTCGTCGAAGGGCGAGATGCTGTCGTTCCCGTTCAACAGCTCGACGACGGTGTTCTACTACAACAAGGACGCCTTCAAGAAGGCCGGCCTCGACCATCCGCCCAAGACGTGGCCGGAAGTCATGCAGTTCTCGGCCAAGCTCAAGGCTTCGGGCGTGAATTGCGCGTACACGACCGACTGGCAGGGCTGGGTACACCTGGAGTCGTTCTCGGCCTGGCACAACACGCTGTACGCGACCAAGAACAACGGTTTCGGTGGCACCGATGCACGCTTGGCCTTCAACAGCCCGCTGCACGTGAAGCACATCACGAACCTGCAGGACATGGTCAAGAAGGGCTACTTCAGCTACGGCGGCCGCAAGGCGGAGTCGCAGGCCAAGTTCTATAACGGCGAGTGCGCGATGTTCACGGGTTCGTCGGCATCGCTGGCCAACATCCGCCGCAACGCGAAGTTCCAGTTCGGCGTCTCCACGCTCCCGTACTACCCGGACGTCCAGGGCGCGCCGCAGAACACGATCATCGGCGGCGCCTCGCTGTGGGTGATGGGCGGCAAGAAGGCGGAAGAGTACAAGGGCGTGGCGAAGTTCTTCACGTACCTGTCGCGTCCGGAAATCCAGTCGGACTGGCACCAGGCCACGGGCTACCTGCCGGTGACGATGGCCGCCTACGAGCTGACGAAGAAGTCGGGCTTCTATGACAAGAACCCCGGTGCCGACGTGTCCGTGCAGCAGATGGTCGTGAAGACCACCGACAAGTCGCGCGGCGTGCGCCTCGGCAACCTCGTGCAGATCCGCACGGTGGTCGACGAGGAACTGGAAGCCGTCTGGGCGGGCAAGAAGGAACCGCAGGCGGCGCTCGACAATGCCGTCAAGCGCGGCAACGAGCTCCTCGAACGCTTCCAGAAGACGGTCAAGGAATAA
- the ugpE gene encoding sn-glycerol-3-phosphate ABC transporter permease UgpE: MVERRPILDILTHVVLILGIAVVAFPVYVTFVASTLTPEQVLDAPMTLLPGSHFFDNYRTVLFSGVGESASPVTTMMKNSLIMALGIALGKIAISIISAFAIVYFRFPMRKLFFWLIFITLMLPVEVRILPTYKVVSDLGMLDSYFGLTIPIIASATATFLFRQFFLTIPDELAEAARIDGAGPLRFFWDVVLPLSRTSIAALFVIQFIYGWNQYLWPLLITTQKSMTPVVVGVTQMISRSGDAATDWNLVMATVMLAMVPPALVVLLMQRWFVKGLVETEK; encoded by the coding sequence ATGGTAGAAAGACGCCCCATTCTCGATATCCTGACCCACGTGGTGCTGATCCTCGGCATCGCGGTGGTCGCGTTCCCGGTCTACGTGACGTTCGTCGCATCGACGCTCACGCCGGAACAGGTGCTGGACGCACCGATGACGCTGCTGCCAGGCAGCCACTTCTTCGACAACTACCGCACGGTCCTGTTCTCCGGCGTGGGCGAGTCCGCTTCGCCGGTCACGACCATGATGAAGAACAGCCTGATCATGGCGCTCGGTATCGCGCTCGGCAAGATCGCCATCTCGATCATCTCGGCGTTCGCGATCGTGTACTTCCGCTTTCCGATGCGAAAGCTGTTCTTCTGGCTCATCTTCATCACGCTGATGCTGCCGGTGGAAGTGCGGATCCTGCCGACCTACAAGGTCGTGTCGGACCTCGGCATGCTCGACAGCTACTTCGGCCTGACGATTCCGATCATCGCCTCGGCGACCGCGACGTTCCTGTTCCGCCAGTTCTTCCTGACCATTCCGGACGAGCTGGCCGAGGCCGCGCGCATCGACGGCGCGGGCCCACTGCGTTTCTTCTGGGACGTGGTGCTGCCGCTTTCGCGCACGAGCATCGCGGCGCTGTTCGTCATCCAGTTCATCTACGGCTGGAATCAGTATCTGTGGCCGCTGCTGATCACCACGCAGAAGTCGATGACGCCGGTGGTGGTGGGCGTCACGCAGATGATCTCGCGCTCGGGCGACGCGGCAACCGACTGGAATCTCGTGATGGCGACCGTGATGCTCGCCATGGTGCCGCCGGCACTGGTGGTGCTGCTGATGCAGCGCTGGTTCGTCAAGGGCCTCGTGGAAACCGAGAAATAA
- a CDS encoding HAD-IIB family hydrolase: MQPIASLSAAALRRVRGVLTDIDGTLTTDGALPAATYAALDRLKRAGLHVIPVTGRCIAWAEILTRLWPVDAIIGENGAFYCHLRAGKLVTRYLDDPETRARNLARIRALGEAIVREVPGCALASDQAWHAADLAVDHAEDVPKLPPEAVARIAAMMTEAGMTATVSSIHVNGWFGAHDKLSMSRTCVRELLGGDIDDGRDEWLFIGDSANDAAMFGHFPLSVGVANVREVLPSLPVAPAYVTDAAGGEGFAEMAERLLAAR, translated from the coding sequence ATGCAACCAATCGCCTCCCTGTCTGCCGCGGCCCTGCGCCGCGTTCGTGGCGTGCTGACCGATATCGACGGCACGCTGACCACCGATGGCGCCCTGCCCGCCGCCACCTACGCCGCGCTCGACCGCCTGAAACGGGCCGGCCTCCACGTGATTCCGGTCACGGGACGCTGTATCGCGTGGGCCGAGATCCTGACCCGGCTATGGCCCGTGGACGCGATCATCGGCGAGAACGGCGCGTTCTACTGTCATCTGCGCGCGGGCAAGCTGGTCACGCGCTATCTCGACGACCCCGAGACCCGGGCGCGCAATCTCGCGCGCATCCGCGCGCTGGGGGAAGCGATCGTGCGCGAGGTGCCCGGCTGCGCGCTGGCCTCGGACCAGGCCTGGCACGCGGCGGACCTCGCCGTGGATCATGCGGAAGACGTGCCGAAGCTGCCGCCGGAGGCGGTGGCCCGGATTGCGGCGATGATGACCGAGGCCGGCATGACCGCGACGGTCAGCTCGATCCATGTGAATGGCTGGTTCGGCGCGCACGACAAGCTGTCGATGAGCCGGACCTGCGTGCGGGAATTGCTGGGCGGGGATATCGACGACGGCCGCGACGAGTGGCTGTTCATCGGCGATTCGGCCAATGACGCCGCGATGTTCGGGCACTTTCCGCTGTCGGTGGGCGTGGCGAACGTGCGCGAGGTCCTGCCGTCGCTGCCCGTCGCACCGGCCTACGTGACCGATGCCGCGGGCGGCGAGGGATTCGCGGAGATGGCGGAGCGGCTGCTGGCGGCACGCTGA
- the glnL gene encoding nitrogen regulation protein NR(II), which produces MRRLIRGVSRKVTGADRAKNDPAVQDPATQASPEQAANVVPLGDVAFHPGLDVIANPVLLVRGTGLHVVYANPASEAAFAMSRRAMVELTLPDLFGESEEVRSMIESVTARQVDVRRQDLLLRPPLQEPLHAHVVIGAIEGHPSTVLVELMHNEQKLRSDREERLIDLTSANKELIRNLAHEIKNPLGGIRGAAQLLEFELPERSLREYTQVIIKESDRLQTLVDRLLEPHRHPHIVSELNIHEVLERVRSVVLAEFPNGLDIVRDYDASLPELRGDMEQLIQAVLNIVHNAAQALHERIARGDAQIILRTRVARQVTIAKRLYKLALDLHVTDNGPGIPEDIRERIFYPLVSGRDGGSGLGLTLAQTFVQQHEGLIECESRPGFTDFRILLPLH; this is translated from the coding sequence ATGCGTCGCCTGATTCGCGGTGTTTCACGGAAGGTAACCGGGGCCGACCGCGCCAAGAACGATCCCGCGGTACAGGATCCCGCGACACAGGCGAGCCCCGAGCAGGCGGCAAACGTGGTACCGCTGGGCGACGTGGCGTTCCACCCCGGGCTGGACGTGATTGCCAACCCGGTGCTGCTCGTGCGCGGGACGGGCCTGCATGTCGTGTACGCCAATCCCGCGTCCGAGGCCGCGTTCGCGATGTCGCGGCGCGCGATGGTCGAGCTGACGCTGCCGGACCTGTTCGGCGAGTCCGAGGAAGTGCGCAGCATGATCGAGAGCGTGACCGCGCGGCAGGTCGATGTGCGGCGCCAGGACCTGCTGCTGCGCCCGCCGTTGCAGGAGCCGCTGCACGCGCACGTGGTCATCGGCGCGATCGAGGGCCATCCGTCCACGGTGCTGGTCGAGCTCATGCACAACGAGCAGAAGCTGCGCAGCGACCGCGAGGAGCGCCTGATCGACCTGACCTCCGCGAACAAGGAACTCATCCGCAATCTCGCGCACGAGATCAAGAACCCGCTGGGCGGCATTCGCGGCGCGGCGCAGTTGCTCGAGTTCGAGCTGCCGGAGCGCTCGCTGCGCGAGTACACGCAGGTGATCATCAAGGAGTCGGACCGGCTGCAGACGCTCGTCGATCGGCTGCTGGAGCCGCATCGCCATCCGCATATCGTGTCCGAGCTCAATATCCACGAGGTGCTCGAGCGCGTGCGCTCGGTGGTGCTGGCCGAGTTTCCGAACGGGCTCGATATCGTGCGGGACTACGACGCGAGTCTGCCCGAGCTGCGTGGCGACATGGAGCAACTGATCCAGGCCGTGCTGAACATCGTTCATAACGCGGCGCAGGCGCTCCACGAGCGCATTGCGCGCGGCGATGCGCAGATCATTTTGCGAACGCGTGTGGCGCGCCAGGTCACGATTGCCAAGCGTCTGTACAAGCTGGCATTGGACTTGCATGTGACAGACAACGGCCCGGGCATCCCCGAGGACATACGCGAACGCATCTTCTATCCGCTGGTATCGGGACGGGATGGCGGCAGCGGACTCGGTCTCACACTCGCTCAAACCTTCGTGCAGCAGCACGAGGGCTTGATCGAATGCGAGAGCCGGCCGGGCTTTACCGACTTCCGTATTCTGCTGCCGCTGCATTAG